From a region of the Mytilus galloprovincialis chromosome 3, xbMytGall1.hap1.1, whole genome shotgun sequence genome:
- the LOC143069503 gene encoding WD repeat-containing protein 20-like: MASQSEGGGKDDIKTHFVTREGTYKLMPLSEYSKPTRVPYNGQTNTPSRVSFINVNDGSPSPDRICFNVGRELYFYVYKGVKKAADLTKPIDKRLYKGTFPTCHDFNRMIISSESVRLLVGFTAGQLQLIDPIKKELGKLYNEERLIDKTKVTCIKWIPGSTNQFIVSHSSGQMYIYNEELPCGPTPPHYQPFKQGDSFSVFTCKTKSTRNPLYRWMVGHGPINEFAFSPCAQYLAVVGQDGYLRVFNYNSMELVGSMKSYFGGLLCVCWSPDSKYIVVGGEDDLVTVWSFIEKRVVCRGQGHRSWIGVVAFDPYTSVFSEEESDSSDKKTGSGNHENVVNGSLQSNRNSLECPSTSSSSNITTYRFGSVGQDTMLCLWDITEDIIKQPYGRSRTSILVTPNASHTLPRCNSLPQSQKSNSVASDLSLDGNAHPVTNHTSSLSTKFATLTLADRKESQERKEHKRNFSLASRSVDKNSILRSNHVKPVDDSIKLLGTSACPRLEESPILEPLVCKRIASERLTELIFREECIVTACQEGLVYTWARPGWTCPQGYANTMQHTVVSPQVGEVYQMQF; this comes from the exons ATGGCGTCCCAAAGTGAGGGCGGAGGAAAAGATGACATTAAAACTCACTTTGTAACCCGGGAAGGGACGTACAAATTGATGCCATTGTCAGAATATTCAAAACCTACCCGAGTTCCCTATAATGGTCAAACTAACACTCCATCCAGAGTGTCATTCATTAATGTAAACGATGGTTCTCCGTCGCCAGATAGGATATGTTTCAACGTTGGCAGGGAattgtatttttatgtttataagggCGTAAAAAAG GCTGCAGATTTGACAAAACCAATAGACAAGAGATTATACAAAGGGACATTTCCTACATGTCATGATTTTAATAGAATGATTATATCCAGTGAGAGTGTTAGATTGTTAGTAGGATTTACTGCAGGACAGCTACAGCTTATTGATCCTATAAAGAAGGAACTGGGAAAACTTTACAATGAAGAA agattaATAGACAAAACCAAAGTCACATGTATAAAATGGATCCCTGGATCAACCAATCAATTCATAGTATCACATTCTAGTGGCCAGATGTATATTTATAATGAAGAACTGCCGTGTGGCCCCACCCCTCCTCATTATCAACCGTTTAAACAAGGAGACAGTTTCTCAGTGTTCACATGTAAAACAAAAAGTACCAGAAATCCATTGTACAGATGGATGGTCGGGCATGGACCAATTAATGAATTTGCATTCTCCCCATGTGCTCAGTATCTGGCCGTTGTGGGACAAGATGGCTACCTGCGTGTTTTTAATTACAATTCCATGGAATTAGTAGGATCAATGAAAAGTTACTTTGGTGGTTTATTATGTGTGTGCTGGTCACCCGATAGTAAATACATTGTAGTAGGAGGTGAAGACGATTTAGTAACAGTTTggtcttttattgaaaaacgagTTGTTTGTAGAGGTCAAGGACATCGATCATGGATAGGGGTCGTTGCATTTGACCCTTATACATCAGTGTTTAGTGAAGAAGAGAGTGACTCTTCAGACAAAAAGACTGGGTCTGGTAATCATGAAAATGTTGTAAATGGTAGCCTACAATCCAATAGAAATTCATTAGAATGTCCGTCAACATCATCATCATCGAATATCACTACATATCGATTTGGGTCAGTGGGACAAGATACAATGCTATGTTTATGGGATATTACAGAAGACATTATCAAACAACCATATGGACGCTCACGGACAAGTATTCTGGTCACACCAAACGCTTCACATACATTACCTAGATGTAATAGTTTACCGCAGTCCCAAAAATCCAATTCAGTAGCAAGTGACCTTAGTTTAGATGGGAATGCCCATCCTGTGACTAATCATACATCTAGTTTAAGTACAAAATTTGCAACATTAACTTTAGCAGATAGAAAAGAAAGCCAAGAAAGGAAGGAACATAAAAGAAATTTTAGTTTAGCAAGTCGAAGTGTAGACAAAAACAGTATATTAAGATCTAACCATGTAAAACCTGTAGACGATTCAATTAAACTGTTAGGCACATCAGCTTGTCCTCGATTAGAGGAATCACCCATCTTAGAACCTTTAGTGTGTAAACGAATAGCATCAGAAAGATTAACTGAACTTATATTTCGGGAAGAATGTATAGTGACTGCTTGTCAAGAAGGATTAGTTTATACATGGGCTCGACCTGGTTGGACGTGTCCACAAGGGTATGCG aatacaATGCAGCACACAGTTGTTAGTCCACAAGTTGGAG AAGTTTACCAAATGCAGTTTTAA